In the Lascolabacillus massiliensis genome, one interval contains:
- a CDS encoding glycosyltransferase family 2 protein codes for MYKDRPKISVIIPVYNVERYIENCARSLFEQTLDDIEFVFINDCTPDKSFDILTNVLNDYPNRRNQVKIIHNKENKGIAATRNIGLRNSTGKYIIHCDSDDWVDPDLYEKLYLNAEANKADIVLCDTIKEKNSNTDKIIDFYSDSNIECIRAILTAKLTPYLCTKLISKELYDNNKIDFPDGVNIREDFYALVKLFYYSKKISRISDSYYHYRIHGHSISRSENMRDFNSVFVQDRIKASVLAYDFLMNTDDKVKYEKAILDSKLILKIRIITKMYGVKKAREIFPETDSKIFSSNLSLHHKIHIWLLSKKINIFFRIYKIYLSVRY; via the coding sequence ATGTATAAAGATAGACCCAAAATATCTGTGATTATCCCTGTGTATAATGTAGAAAGATATATTGAGAATTGTGCACGATCATTATTTGAACAAACTCTGGATGATATTGAGTTTGTTTTTATTAATGATTGTACACCGGATAAGAGTTTTGATATTTTGACAAATGTATTAAATGACTATCCTAATAGAAGAAATCAAGTCAAAATAATTCACAACAAAGAGAATAAAGGGATAGCAGCGACTAGAAATATAGGGTTGAGAAATTCAACTGGTAAATATATCATCCACTGTGATAGTGATGATTGGGTAGATCCTGATCTTTATGAGAAACTCTATTTGAATGCTGAAGCAAATAAAGCTGATATAGTATTATGTGACACAATAAAAGAAAAAAATAGCAATACAGATAAAATAATAGATTTTTATAGTGACAGTAATATAGAGTGTATTAGAGCAATTTTAACAGCTAAATTAACTCCCTACTTATGTACAAAACTTATTAGTAAAGAACTCTATGATAATAATAAGATAGATTTTCCTGATGGCGTAAATATACGTGAAGATTTTTATGCGCTAGTAAAATTGTTTTATTACTCTAAAAAGATTTCGAGAATATCAGATTCATATTATCATTATCGTATTCATGGTCACTCAATATCGAGGTCTGAAAATATGCGAGATTTTAACTCTGTATTTGTTCAAGACAGAATTAAAGCATCAGTACTTGCTTATGACTTTCTAATGAATACTGATGACAAAGTAAAATATGAAAAAGCTATACTTGATTCAAAGCTAATTCTCAAGATTCGAATTATCACAAAGATGTATGGTGTAAAAAAAGCAAGAGAAATATTTCCTGAAACAGATTCAAAAATCTTTAGTTCTAATTTATCTTTGCATCATAAAATACATATTTGGTTATTATCAAAAAAAATAAACATATTCTTTAGAATATATAAAATATACTTGTCAGTCAGATACTAA